Below is a genomic region from Rouxiella chamberiensis.
GTTAGCCGCGTTCTAATTTACAGTCTCTATACAATATGGCGTGATTAGTCGGCTAGAATAAGATTTTGTCGCTCTAAAAGGATTATCCGATGGCTCGTTCCCCTCATTTATCCGCCCGTGTCTGGCCCTGGCTGCTGGTGGCTGGCGTGCTGGCAACGCCGGGTGCTGCGCTCGCCCAGGCTGCGGGCAAGCCCGTACCGAAATTGGCCCTCGACGTGCAAACCGAACTCACCGGCTTGAATCATCCCTGGTCGCTGGCCTTCCTTCCTGATAATCAGGGCGCACTTATTACCGAGCGCAGCGGAAACTTGCGCCTGTGGCAGCCCGGAAAACCGCTCTCCGAACCGCTCACCGGCGTACCGGCGGTGTGGGTAGAAAGTCAGGCGGGGCTTTGGGATGTTCGTCTGGCTCCCGATTTTGCCAGCAGCCGCCGTGTGTATTTAAGTTATGCCAGAAAGGATGACAAGGGCGAGCCGCATGCGGAGCTGGGTTATGGCACTCTGTCGCAAGACGGGCTGCATCTGGAAAACTTCAAGACGATTTTTGTTGAAACTCCGGCGCTTGAAAGCGGCATCAACCTCGGCGGCCGTCTGGTGTTCGACGCACAGGGTAATATTCTGATGTCGCTGGGTGACAACAATCAGCGCAGTCAGGCGCAGGAGATGAGCTCTCTGCGCGGCAAGGTGATTCGCCTGACGCCGGAAGGCGGTATTCCACAGGATAATCCGTTCGTCAAAACCACCGGCGCACGCCCTGAAATCTGGACCTTCGGCAATCGTAATCCGCAGGCGCTGGCGATTAATCCGAAGACAGGTGAACTGTGGGAAACCGAGCATGGTCCGCGCGGCGGTGATGAAGTCAATATTCTCAAGGCGGGCAGCAACTACGGCTGGCCGGTGGCGACGTTCGGCATCAACTATTCCGGCCTG
It encodes:
- a CDS encoding PQQ-dependent sugar dehydrogenase, whose translation is MARSPHLSARVWPWLLVAGVLATPGAALAQAAGKPVPKLALDVQTELTGLNHPWSLAFLPDNQGALITERSGNLRLWQPGKPLSEPLTGVPAVWVESQAGLWDVRLAPDFASSRRVYLSYARKDDKGEPHAELGYGTLSQDGLHLENFKTIFVETPALESGINLGGRLVFDAQGNILMSLGDNNQRSQAQEMSSLRGKVIRLTPEGGIPQDNPFVKTTGARPEIWTFGNRNPQALAINPKTGELWETEHGPRGGDEVNILKAGSNYGWPVATFGINYSGLPIPEAKGSHIDGMEDPIYYWRVSPGVSGMAFYTSDKFPQWKDLLFVGALKETTLIQLRVNDKRVLNEKRGLTDLGQRIREVQVGPDGYVYVLTDETDGKLLKLSPK